A region of the Culex quinquefasciatus strain JHB chromosome 1, VPISU_Cqui_1.0_pri_paternal, whole genome shotgun sequence genome:
aGGTTGATGGTGAGACCCGCCTTCTGAAGACGATCAGCGACAATCCGGATCCGGTCCAGGTGGTCCTCGAAGGTGTTCGACAGGATAATGATGTCATCGAGGTACACATACACCCAGGGTGCCAGGTCGTGTCCTATGACTTTCGTCATCAGTCTCGCCATGGTCGCCGGAGCATTGGTCAACCCGAACGGCATGACAACAAATCGGAACAGACCTTTGTTCGTGCGGAACGCCGTTTTGTCTTTCGCGGCCTCGTCGAGTGGAACCTGGTAGTACGACTCCGACAGATCAATGACGGAAAAATACTTCGACTTCTGGATACGCTGAAGAATTCCCATCATATTAGGAAAGGGAAAATCGTCCTTTTTGGTGCATTGATTTAACCGCCTAGAGTCAAGACAGATTCTCCACTTTCCACTGGCCTTCTTAATCGGCAACAACGGATTTAAAACGTCGACCGCCGTAGGGCACTCTTCTATGACCCCGAGGCGCTTCATTCGCTCGATTTCCGCGTCGATAACTTCCTCTACGGATGGAGACCAACGATACGGAGGAACCTTCTTCGGCTTTGCGCCCGGGAGAAGGTCGATCGAATGGGACATGATCGGAGTTCGACCTAGATTCCCGTCTCGCGTGGCCGGAAGTTGTTGTACTACTTCAAAAAGTGCTTCTCGCTGGCTATCCGACAAGACATGTTCCGTGACCAGGTCACTAGGCTCGCAGATGTGTTTTTCCGGTACTTCGATGGTTGGCATCTCCAAGCTGTCATCGGTTGAACTCTCGAGGTCTTTCGCAGATTCCGCTGGGCTGATTGGATGGATTTCAAAGCATATATTGTCATTTGTGTCACCAAAATAGTCCTCAACTCGCTGAAATTCGATCATATTGACCGTTTCTTCACCAACCGGGGAAAACGGGGACCCACCAGACGGAATCCAAACTTGTTCAGGAAATCTACGCCTAGAATTAGGTCCTTCTTCATCTCAGGCACGACGATCGTGGGAAGGACGtgggtggtagactcgtaggaCAGGGGAAGATTCACGTAACCGAGACATCGATACGGCGTACCATCAGCTGTCGTAATCTGGAGGCGAAGAGGTTGAATCTGTAAGCCCAACTTATTCAGCAAACCCAGCGAGCTGATCACCGACAAACTGGCACCGGTGTCGGCTAGCGCTTCAATCTCCTCAGATAGAACTCGAACTTTGAGGTGTGGGCAACGGTGAGGGGTCGTGTTAATTCGATGCGCAGTATTGAAGACAGAAAACGGACGGTTGGGAATCTCCGGAGTATCAGATGGGGTAGATCGATTCCTGGATCCATCCCATTTACTCGTTTTTTCCTCCTCATCCGACCGAGTTCGGAGTGGATGTCCATTTGGGCACTGGAACGCGGTCGTACCCGTGTGTCCACACACATGGCAAAAGTACACTTTTTCTGGTCGCACTCCTCCACATGTGTCCTGCCTGGCGACAGTTCCAGCACATCGGCTTCCTGTTCTCACCTGTAGAGTCCGCAAGCTTCTTGAAACGACCATGAACCGCGCACACATCGGCATTCAACAACTCCTCATCAATCTCTGCAGCTCGTTCGTCCATGTCCACTTGGTGAACGGAAGCTTTTGTAGACCTCCGAGGCCGTCGAGCGCATCGAGCTTGTAACACAGCTGGGACAGGTGATCAAGCGACTGAATGGTGGCCAACACCAGACTACGCTTGTAACtcatcttcatgtttttggTGACCAGGTAGTACAACTCCGCATGAGACATTTTACGAGTGAGGCGTTGCGCTAATCTCTCAATCTCTTCGAGATATTCACCGAACGGTTCATTGGGACGTTGTTTACGTTTGTCCAACAGGTCACGAGTAATGAGATCCCGGTTTGGATTGTCGTAGCGCAACCGGAGGTATGTTTCCAAAGTCTCCCAACTGTCGAATCTGTCATGGTAGGTGGTATACCACACCGCCGCACCCTCGCGGAACAACAAATGGGCGTGCATTCGTAGATCTTGTTTACTGATGTGGTAGGACTCGCACATAATATTGATCTGGCGCAAAAATCCACCACGGGAACAGAATTCGTACCGCCGGTGAATTTCGGccatttttcaattatgttgCACTGCTGGTGCGGTAGTCGTCGATATCTCTCACCTTGCAGCGTTTGGACATCCGGAAACCTTCGGTTCACATCCCAAGACGGTCCTGGGGCGGGATTAGACTCCTGACGGCGCCGTGACTCTCCATGAACTTGGCTTTCCTCTGGTAGTTCAAATAATCCTTCTCCACGTGACATGCTTCTCATTTCAGGCTTCCCTGAAGTTTCTCGAGCGGATAACTGGAAAGGAGGAGAGGGTACACGCCTCGCTGGAGGTTGATCCTGCGAAATCCGTAACATCTCCGAATCCCGACGCAAATCAACCTTGGCCACTTGTTCGGCCAACTCATCTACGGCTTCTGGAAGGACCGATGCGCCGTTGGCTTGCTGCCTCATCATATGTTCTAGACACGCGCGAATGTAATTTTGAACGTCGGAAGCATGAATGAACTCATTCATATCCCTTTCATCGGCAGGTTCATTCTGAATCGTCGGCGTTGGAGACGATGTAGCTGCTGAACGGCCCATGTTCCCTGGTTGAGGCTGCTGCTGCGGCGGGAGTGGATGCGCACTCCCAGACGTCGGTTCAAACAAGGTTCGCGCAAAGCCACCGAGGGGTGGCGCCTTTCGCCTTGGATCCTCCGATATGGCAAGTGTCGAGTTGTCCACGCCAGCGGCGGCCGATTGCTCCCATCGCTGTGGATTCGACATCGGTCTTCCCAACTCGGACTGCCTTGTTGCCGCTGGGGAGAATCCGGACAGCCATTGGTTATAGCTCGATTGACCTCTAGGGGCCGGTACTGGGGCAGCCAACAGATCACGAGATGCTTTCGGTTTGGTCCCAGTATACGGATTAAGCGAAGGCTGCAGCGTCCTTTGAGTCGTTGTGGACGACGCGCGCGTAAGACGATCGTCAAGAATTCCGCCAACTGCTCCTTCCTCGAAATCCGTCGTCAGATCCACTAACTCCTGGGCCAACTGTCCCGGAGTCGCGGAGGCCAAATTCGAATGCACCGTATGGATTCGCATCAGGGAACCTGTCGGCAGACATGGGCTAAATCAATGTTGTAGTACCTTCTTGAGAGTCGCTCGATGCTGTCCAACAACGCCTTCCGCTGCTGCCGATGTTCTTCCGTTCCCGGCGAGTATCGTCGAAGTCGCTTGTGATAGTGAACCAGTCGAGAGTAGCAATCATCATCAAGATTAGCATCTAGACAACGCTCCATTTCCTTCAGCTGTCTCGGGATCTTCACCAAGTCCTCCGCTAGCGAATACGTCGAAAAATGTACTTCTACCGGATCCTCGGGTTTTTGCAGCAAAGCACGCAAATTCTGCTGGCGCTCGCGTAATCCACCACGAACAGGTGTGGCACGAAGGCAAAATTCATACTCCATTTCATCCTCTTTGAGGCTGCATGGGTCACTTATGTAAACGTGATCCATTGTTTTGATTCCAACTAACACTTTTGAAATAACTCCTCAACAATGTTCgaaaatatattaaaacaaaatcCAACGAAATCTCAAATTAATAGTAATCAAACCGAAATAGGGTGACTGCGAATCAAATTTAGGTCTATTACGGTGGtggaacaaaatatttgaattgtaTTTGGTATATTGCAAACGAAATGATGAAATATGATTGTCTTGAAATAAACTATGCTCAATAATAGTTCAGAAAACCCAACAAACTTCTAACTGAGTACCCAAACTAAACCCAACTTTGAGACATAGTAGAACTATTGCCACTATTGCTCGGCCCCACGTTGGGCGCCAAAATGTAACGGATTGTTTTGTTCCTCGACTATCAACAGTTTTGACACCGAAGGTGTCGCGCCACTCCCGGGATCGAGAGACTGCTGAAGCTGTTTTTAGAGACCCGGCAAAGACTCTAAGGGCGGGTTAATAGAGGCTCAAACACCAGAACACAGATACCTCCCGAGGGACCAATTAATTTGCACTAGATGTTAACGTAATAATACCAGAAATAATCAGAAACTAAACTCAAATTTGTGTGCGATAATTCATGTATTTGACCCGCTTAACCCACGTTGTCCACGCAAATCGGCCACCCAATTCAGTTACCAAACACGCTGGATGGTTTGACGGACCAGCATTTAGGCTTATATTGCGTTTTAGCTTAACAATATGGGTTGTGACGTCACGCCTAATCTTACCAACTAACAAGTTTGTTTGAGCTcagggtaaaaaaaataacttttcagatCTGACCTTAATCCTTGGGCGAAGGGACCGGAACACTCCGACGGCAATCTCCAACGGCAATCTCGATCGCGATGCCCCGCGCCAGGTATGGCACAGGTAGGCACGCGCGTGTGCACGCGCTGCGCAAACCGGTTTCCGATTTTTACTACCAGATGGCAGTACGCTTCCTCGAGCGTGCGACGTTTCCGCGCGCGACCCAGCTCCTGGTCTCCGCTGCGACAGCACCGGTTACTCCCGACGGGTAGTCCACCCGCAGTCCTCAGACGTTTGAGGAGTAGAATTTCACGTGAaaagtttcctaatttccactGAGCGACCGGAAGGGGGTTGCAAAGCCGGAAAATGAGCGTATCGGCTGGTCGCTCGCAGTCAGTGGTCGTCAAGCACTCGAAATCACCGCGTGTTCACACTTTTGGACGATGGCGAGCACGtgtttcgatggttttgttgcCTCCAAACGACAATTGGACAACAATATTCGCAAGATGGCCGACCGGGCCTACAATTTGAGCGTCCTAGGTTGCGTTGCGGTGCTCAAATGGGCCAAATCTCCTCCACGAGGCCAATCCGCGTGCCTCACCGGCAATGCTCGTCCGCGAACGGGCCAATCGTGATGTTCAGCTGGCAATCGGTCGTGCCCCAACTCGCACCCACGCTGGGAGGTGGGCAAATTCACCTGTCCAACGTTAATTCACACGTTTTAGTCGCAAAATCTTCACAATTGATGCCGCCAGGGCTTCTTACCTTCGGAAAGTCGCAAAGAACACACCCGCGAAGGTCAGAGGAGATGCCGGAGATTAACTAATGGGCCTAAAGAGCAAACATTCtaagttttcttaacatttacaCCAGGAATTCACAATCTTACGGTTTTGTAACAGGTTTTAAGCTTCGGTAGGCTTTTCTACCGGGTTTGCCCTAGTCAATCCTTGGCTAATGACACTTTAAACTAACTTAGTGCCACAGAGGTCGGTCTAGCAACTTTACTGGTTGACGGTCTTCACGTGAAAAGATAGAAAAAGTCCCGCGAGGATCTAAAGGCCTCGACAAGATCGCTCTCACACAGAAATGGAGCAAATTGGAGGCTAGTTCCATCTCATTCTGGCATCAGGGAAAACGGGGCCTTTGTGAGGAGTTTTTTCGGGCTCTTTTATAAAGGTCGAGTCCCGCTCCCGTTTCCTTTTAAAtcgtatttctttatttctttaggcAAATTTGGTAGGTCACTCGACAGTTAAATGAGATCTCGTGGAACGTATAGTAGAGATCTCACGCGAAGCTTTTCAGTAATCTCCCTACCTCCCACCAAGAGATGGCGCTCTAATGAGGGAAACTTTTTCAAGAAAAGTAAAAGAGTTATTGTTAAAGAAGGTAGGGTCACAATTTGGcattacaaaaatactaaaacgctaaattttaaaacattttcaacttattaaaaaactcaaaaaaatcttgagggttttaaaaatctcaaaaatttaaattccagAAAAATGCtctaagtttttcaaaattcttgaaattcttttaaaaaaatctaattttaggctggtaaaaatttcacttttaattatttgaaccTCGGCTCCGGTCAAAGTCGAGGGGGtgaaaaagagcaaaaaaaaaattatttttcgaatctatgaaatttatttttcacttttgtcTGTTTTCAATCtgtgaattcaaaatttaaaaaaatgtaaaacaatcaaaaatgccctatttgactaaaaatacaataataaacaTTATGCAATATTATTCAATAAGTGATGTGAAtataaacaatttttgattGGAAAATTAAATTCAGCAGCATTTTTTTTCCTCGATATGTGGGGAAATTTTGCTGGGGAAAGCCTAAAACCGGAATATAATTATCAATAGcgttgttaaaaaaatctctacCAGTTCTTAGTTTTGTTCTtaactctaaaaaaaataaatattgaaaaaatatattttttcgaatcAGCTATCCTAacacttaaaaaattataagtgctcttaaaatttaaaaaataataaaaataataaaactataaaaagtttaataatataaaaattaaaaaaatataattcaaaaaaacattccaaaattttaaacttcaaaaattatcaaaaacctattttttatattttagaattaaaaaaacaattaaaaaaaaaacgtccagattctaattttttaaaaaatcttgaatttttaaatgattaaaatatttatattcttaaaattaaaaaaaaaacagaaaactgtaaaaaaataataaaaattctaatgattttgaaaaaaatcaatccttGCTAAATATTAATATGGCTAATGCAAATTCGCaatgcaaagcaatccactttaacgacccccgggtcttttgtgggctctgttgcaagtttctgctcatttctaggcgtccgaaggttatgtgtggtgagtcacccatagcctcttttacgcaaatggaccgacgttttacttccccatccgatagaaggcaaaTTCGATATCCAGTAAAAACGAAAGAGCCTTCCTCCTGAACTTGAGCCAAGGAATAAAAACTTGCGATATAATTTATGCTAGCCTAATTCTAACAATCTATAATTTCTAgaaaatgtgaacagttaaaaaaaatgcttccaaaaataatatttttcgaaactttgacaatttaatttcaagtttttgtctttttctgaTCTGTGGTCCTCAAATTCAAAGTTTGCGAAAGTCTAAAAGTAccctatttgataaaaaaaaattaattaagcgTTATACCgcgtatttttaaaagtttagaaccagaaaaaataaaaaaaaatttaaagacatAATGTTTGTCCCCCGATTgccaaaaccttaaaaaaataatacctaaCCTTGTTTAAAACACTAcaaattcaaaaagttcaaaattttttcaattctgaaaattaaaaaaaaaatctataatttctgattaaaaaatatataaaattgtaaaagttttaaaaattaaaaaaataataatccaagaaataatctcaaaagtttaattttttttaaattaaagctttttttacattataaaatgcaaaaaaaaaacaaatccatccttaaaaatttaagaatcaaaaatattaaaagcattgaaatttcaaattctgaataaaaaaaattatgtcaaaacaaaaattaacacgcaatgtcacacttgttcagaccccccctccccccctagagcgtgacatactttatggatcaCGCCTAtccaaatattgatttttttttaattaaagctTCATTTTCtacatttctaaatttttaaaactccaatctttaaaaaaatctggactaaaaaaaagttctcaaaaaattaattttgaaaaaaaattaaaaaatctaatatttttgAGAAGAAAATCCATCATTACATATGGCCAATGCAAATACGATTTCCAgtatataaaaaaagatttccTCCTGACCCTGAGCCAAggaataaaaactttaaatataacTTGTACTATCCTGATTCTTAAAGTTCATATTTATTACAGTTCACAACAAATTGTGAACagttatatttacaaaaaataaaaattcaatagaatcaaaatttttttttcaaaacttagaCAATTGATTGACAGTTGAAAACAGACTTAAACATTTGTTTCTGGTAAAAAGAACAATGTAAAATCTctagaaattttttatttttttactatataaatgaaaaaaatatcactgtATAAATAAATGTCTACCACGAATTTCTTTGGATTTtgctaaaataaatcaaaaatgaaatattttttgaatgcaCGCAATGTATGGTGGTGTGCGTGTTTTCTAGCCACTGTCAATCACATACGAAAGAGCTGTGGTGAATTTAAAGTTGTCGTGAATACACAATTTtccggttaatttttttttggaagagaatttttaaaaagatattcacgtctgtttgtctgtggttgtTGGGGTAAGTTAAAACATTTGTTATAACTTATTTAAATATGTTGAAAATAGTAAATGAAAATATAGTAACGGCAAATTTGACATGTCAACACTAAATGGTAGAGCCAACGTTGCTAGAGAACAAAAGAATCTtttagcacagacaaacagatcaATCAACAATataacggtcaatttgaatgATCTTAAAACTCACCACACATTTTGTAGGGGGGTTCCCAACTTGATGGCTCTAGGGAGCAGTGATAGCTTAAGCTTTAATAAATTTGTTCAATAATCCACGTCTATTGGTCTgtaatataagttatggttcaGTATAAATATGATTGACATAAACGAATAACCATGTGTCTCCGCCGAACAATCCTCAACAAATCTGTTCGGTGGAGTCACTTGGTACTCCAACCGCTGTAAACAAACTCTAACCCAAAACCCACTCCCCAGGCGACGACCCCTTCCGGCTATGGATCTTCGGCACCCTACTCTACACCATGACCCTGTACTGGACGATCGGTTCCGTCTACACCCTACTGGACGTCTTCAACCGCCCCGCCTTCCTGCGCCGCTACAAGGTCCAACCGGGCACCAACGAACCCGTTGACCGGGACCGTATATTCCGCGTCATCCGGCAGGTCGTCTTCAACCAGATCTTCACCGGACTCCCAATGCTCCTGGGGCTGTACTACTTCATCGAACCCCAAACGGTGGCCGGCATCCGCGAACTCCCCACCTTCCCGACCGTGGTTTGGCAGCTGGCCGCGTGCATCGTGATCGAGGAGTTTGGGTTCTACTACAGCCACCGACTGCTGCACCACAGCCGGGTCTACAAGTTCGTCCACAAGCAGCACCACGAGTGGACGGCACCGATCGCCATCACGGCCATGTACTCGCACCCGCTCGAGAACATCCTGAGCAATCTGGTGCCGATCGGGGTGGGCGTTTGGGCCACCGGATGTCACCTGACCGTGGCCTGGCTGTGGTTCACGCTGGCCATCTCGAACACGCTGCACGTCCACTCGGGCTACCACCTGCCGTTCCTGCCGAGTCCGGAGCAGCACGATTTCCATCATCTGAAGTGAGTTTttggctttgtttacgttttttgacagttggtggatgtttgaaaattatttcagaTTCACCCAGTGCTACGGTGTGTTGGGGGTGCTCGACTGGCTGCACGGAACCAACAGTTTGTTCCTCAGCTCGAAGCAGTCGGAGCGGGACTACATCCTGACCAAGTTTGTTCCGCTGCGCGAGCTGCATCCGGATCAGCAGCAGGCCAAAGACAAGTAGAGTTTGCACCAGGAGGAAATGAGTCAATGCAAGATTATACGTGgaaatgatatttttatataCAGAAGAATGTATCGTCGTTGAGATGATTTCAATATacaaaattttatctaaatttattcgttttttaataaatttcctcTCATTTTTGATTATCCTTGTTAATACTAATTTCATGCAGCAATGTttcaagcaactgtcaaacacttGTAAGTGAAACGTGGTGAATACTAATTGTAGTGGtgagtttcaaaattaaaaaaagtttcactatgtaaaacaaaaatctagaaatattaacgataaaaaatccaaaagcattacatttagatttttcttaattttttgaaatattatgtgTCTAAAAATTGTAAGAACTTTTAGAACTCAGAatctctagatttttttttaaatttatttaatttttttggcagcttaaaactttatattttattttaaatataacaTTTCTAAAGATTTTTAACCAATTcggaagatttttcaaaaatataataatttatgaaaattaaaacaatattttagaagttttaacCCTGGGtcttgtaaagtcaaggggcatgatttgatcctagtgcattagttaaaatttgggtataaattcttttttataagcactatggacaccacttcatgctacgagaactcgctttgccgctgccccagggcttaagcgttgaccgataagctgtcttcgtgaactaggtagttctccgatagtgaaaatatcacaattgcacaagacaccgctgcttctgtgactttttcactatcacaatgtgggttTTGGGTTGAGActtcaggatagtacaattgatttgttgcttagcactagcatttaaaataaatctgtatcttttccaaatctatttgatgataaatttagttgcaattgttatgttagagtaatgctgtcaataaactttgatagatgtagaatactaggcattcttttatgtcaaattgtccatagagtctcgatcaatcaataatgtaatgatatcggacaaaattcgttgatctgttgaactaacggttttcggattatggttgtattgaccattgttgcgaatcgaggaactacggatcttttgacgtaaatgatcatttctttttaaaatcgcgatttctatcctatttgtacattagttcacaaatttttattgttttttttttttttatagaagtaGTACTGcaacagttaaaggaacgtttagttttgaacattaagtttagaggatcaccctcccaaaaaaaaaaaatatatattttagaagttttaaaattttaacaatttggaATTCAGTAGATACATTTAGATTTTTCTTAATTGTTTAAGAATAATATGTTTTTTGGGATCtagaaattttaagaacattCAGAAGTTTGATAggttctacattttttttaatttattatttttttaaaccgtcgatttttttttaatttgtagaatttcacatttataaaaaaaatcaacgattcggatgatttttcaaaaaataaataaaaaacaatccagatattcaaaacaatataataattaaaaccaaatttcgaaaagttttgaaattttctaaaaattccataaaaatgcaaatgatgatgattttgataagacttttaattttaatagttttaataatgtttaaaatataaaaaaaatgtttagattattataattttaattctgttttaaataaaaaaagtttaaaatttttgtattgttcaaaattgaaagaaatttaatatttttttaaaaaaatcagaattgtagaaaatttttaaagttttctaaaacttaaatttttttgaattgttatatattttagaaaacttagaatttttatttttaaataatttatttatgttttaaaattttatgtaatttttgtaatttttttaatttttgtaatttttgtaatttttgtaatttttgtaatttttgtaatttttgtaatttttgtaatttttgtaatttttgtaatttttgtaatttttgtaatttttgtaatttttgtaatttttgtaatttttgtaattttgtaattttgtaatttttgtaagttttgtaattttgtaattttgtaattttgtaattttgtaattttgtaattttgtaattttgtaattttgtaattttgtaattttgtaattttgtaatttttgtaatttttgtaatttttgtaatgtttgtaatttttgtatcttttgtaatttttgtaatttttgtattttttgtaatttttgtaatttttgtaatttttgtaatttttgtaatttttgtaatttttgtaatttttgtaatttttgtaatttttgtaatttttgtaatttttgtaatttttgtaatttttctttatttgagaaatttaaaaaatttaagaattttaagaattttaagaattataaaaattttaaaaattttaagaattttaagaatttttaagaattttaagaatttttaaaaattttaagaattttaagaattttaagaattttaagaattttaagaattttaagaattttaagaattttaagaattttaagaattttaagaattttaagaattttaagaattttaagaattttaagaattttaagaattttaagaattttaagtattttaagaattttaagaattttaagaattttaagaattttaagaattttaagaattttaagaattttaagaattttaagaattttaagaattttaagaattcttaaaattttaagaattttaagaattttaagaattttaagaattttaagaattttaagaattttaagaattttaagaattttaagaattttaagaattttaagaattttaagaattttaagaattttaagaattttataaattttaagaattttaagaattttaagaattttaagaattttaagaattttaagaattttaagaattttaagaattttaagaattttaagaattttaagaattttaagaattttaagaattttaagaattttaagaattttaagaattttaagaattttaagaattttaagaattttaagaattttaagaattttaagaattttaagaattttaagaattttaagaattttaagaattttaagaattttaagaattttaagaattttaagaattttaagaattttaagaattttaagaattttaagaattttaagaattttaagaatttcaagaattttaagaattttataaattttaagaattttaagaattttaagaattttaagaattttaagaattttaagaattttaagaatttt
Encoded here:
- the LOC6051383 gene encoding fatty acid hydroxylase domain-containing protein 2; this encodes MSLGVEIFDLPARHFQVFWGASGDLWQSLWDRVLDVTGDDPFRLWIFGTLLYTMTLYWTIGSVYTLLDVFNRPAFLRRYKVQPGTNEPVDRDRIFRVIRQVVFNQIFTGLPMLLGLYYFIEPQTVAGIRELPTFPTVVWQLAACIVIEEFGFYYSHRLLHHSRVYKFVHKQHHEWTAPIAITAMYSHPLENILSNLVPIGVGVWATGCHLTVAWLWFTLAISNTLHVHSGYHLPFLPSPEQHDFHHLKFTQCYGVLGVLDWLHGTNSLFLSSKQSERDYILTKFVPLRELHPDQQQAKDK